The Nitrospiraceae bacterium genome window below encodes:
- a CDS encoding ABC transporter permease, with protein MVILFVIPLLLVFVISFASRGTYGGIEWDWTLSNYADLVHPLYAKILGQSIWYAALTTAFCFLLGLPLAYYIARSPARWQPLLLMLVMLPFWTNFLVRTYAWMIILRHDGLVNRLLEALAVIESPLELLYTPLAVLIGLVYGYLPFMVLPVYVAVERLDPILVEAAWDLYASRWAVLTKIILPLIKPGIVGGCVMVFVPSIGAFITPDLLGGARSMMIGNLIQHEYLVVRDWPLGSAASFVLMAVVMGAVLLHYRQSDSAVGRGEAR; from the coding sequence ATGGTCATCCTGTTCGTGATCCCCCTGCTGCTGGTGTTCGTGATCAGTTTCGCCTCTCGCGGGACGTACGGCGGGATCGAATGGGACTGGACCCTCTCCAACTACGCTGATCTGGTCCATCCTCTCTACGCGAAGATTTTGGGGCAATCGATCTGGTACGCCGCGCTCACCACGGCGTTCTGTTTCCTGCTGGGGCTGCCCTTGGCCTATTACATCGCCCGCAGTCCGGCTCGTTGGCAGCCGTTGCTCTTGATGCTGGTGATGTTGCCGTTCTGGACGAATTTCCTGGTGCGGACCTACGCCTGGATGATTATCCTGCGCCATGACGGACTGGTGAATCGCCTTCTCGAGGCGCTGGCCGTGATCGAATCCCCGCTGGAGCTGCTCTATACCCCGCTGGCCGTATTGATCGGGTTGGTCTACGGGTACCTGCCGTTCATGGTGCTTCCAGTATATGTGGCGGTGGAGCGGCTCGACCCCATCCTCGTGGAGGCCGCCTGGGACCTCTATGCCTCGCGTTGGGCGGTGTTGACGAAGATCATCCTGCCCCTCATCAAGCCGGGGATCGTGGGCGGCTGTGTGATGGTGTTCGTTCCGTCGATCGGCGCCTTCATTACCCCGGACCTGTTGGGCGGGGCCCGCAGCATGATGATCGGCAACCTCATTCAACACGAATATTTGGTCGTGCGGGACTGGCCGCTCGGGTCGGCGGCTTCGTTCGTGTTGATGGCGGTGGTGATGGGGGCGGTGTTGCTGCACTATCGGCAGTCGGACAGCGCGGTCGGACGGGGAGAGGCACGATGA